One stretch of Gemmatimonadota bacterium DNA includes these proteins:
- a CDS encoding TonB-dependent receptor plug domain-containing protein gives MGAFCFTDFNRVLQFSYRTWGTGKSMCESNKCQKGGFLNCLWEGEGETMKRVMQLFLCVVCIAISTQAYGQGAVRGTVRDASNGETLPNANVVIDSLRIGVATDKAGYFVIGNLSPGLHRVSASYIGYASRSVQVVVIQGETARIVIELEPAELMGEEIEAIGERVAPTEVTPVSAFGTRVTELARIPTVGQPDLMRGIQLLPGVQAASENSAGLYVRGGTPGQNLILLDDVVVYNPNHLFGFFSTFNPDALKDVTLIKGTFPARYGDRLSSVLDITNLDGNRKSFDARASMDLISAGLTVGGPVGDRGSWMFSGRRTYQEVLNSPLFDHIVDEMFSTRIGTIGTAPVT, from the coding sequence ATGGGCGCGTTTTGTTTTACAGACTTTAACAGAGTCTTACAATTTTCGTACAGAACATGGGGAACGGGAAAGTCAATGTGCGAATCTAATAAATGTCAGAAGGGAGGTTTTTTAAACTGTCTTTGGGAGGGAGAAGGAGAGACCATGAAGAGGGTTATGCAGTTGTTTTTATGCGTTGTATGTATTGCCATCAGTACACAGGCGTATGGTCAGGGTGCAGTGCGGGGTACGGTGCGCGATGCTTCCAATGGCGAGACTCTGCCGAATGCCAATGTTGTGATTGACAGTTTGCGCATTGGTGTGGCGACAGATAAGGCCGGTTATTTTGTGATTGGGAATCTGTCGCCGGGTTTGCACAGGGTTTCGGCGAGTTATATCGGCTATGCGAGCCGGTCTGTTCAGGTCGTGGTTATACAGGGCGAGACGGCGCGGATTGTGATTGAGTTGGAGCCTGCGGAATTGATGGGGGAGGAGATTGAGGCCATAGGCGAGCGCGTGGCGCCGACTGAGGTGACGCCTGTGAGTGCGTTTGGTACGCGGGTGACGGAATTGGCGCGCATTCCAACGGTGGGGCAGCCCGATTTGATGCGCGGGATTCAATTGCTTCCGGGCGTGCAGGCCGCGAGTGAAAATTCCGCGGGTTTGTATGTGCGCGGGGGCACGCCGGGGCAAAATCTGATTCTGCTTGATGATGTGGTGGTTTATAATCCGAATCATCTGTTTGGGTTTTTTAGCACGTTTAATCCCGATGCGTTGAAGGACGTCACACTGATTAAGGGGACGTTTCCCGCGCGGTATGGCGACCGCCTGTCGAGTGTGCTGGATATTACAAATTTAGATGGCAACAGGAAGTCTTTTGATGCGCGGGCGTCCATGGATTTGATCAGTGCGGGGTTGACGGTTGGCGGGCCAGTGGGCGATCGCGGTTCGTGGATGTTTTCGGGGCGGCGCACGTATCAAGAGGTTTTAAATTCTCCTCTGTTTGATCATATCGTGGATGAGATGTTCAGTACGCGCATTGGCACCATTGGCACGGCTCCAGTTAC